The following are from one region of the Staphylococcus schleiferi genome:
- the hutU gene encoding urocanate hydratase, producing MAREVKAKKGLEIECKGWEQEAVLRMLYNNLDPEVAEHPDKLVVYGGIGKAARNWESFDAIVKTLRRLEKDETMLVQSGKPVAVFKTHEEAPRVLISNSVLVPKWANWDHFHELDRKGLMMYGQMTAGSWIYIGSQGIVQGTYETFAELAKQHFNGSLKGTITLTAGLGGMGGAQPLAVTMNEGVVIGVDVDPSRIHKRIDTKYCDIITDSLDEALEKAEKAKQNGEALAIGLVGNAAEVHHEILKRNFKIDIITDQTSAHDPLNGYIPEGYSLEEAEQLRESDPETYVQKSQQSMKKHVEAMLAFQEKGAVAFDYGNNIRQVAYDQGLENAFDFPGFVPAYIRPLFCEGKGPFRFAALSGDPKDIERADQLMRELFPEDEKLMRWLDMATEKIAFQGLPSRIAWLGYGERAKMGLALNDLVRKGEISAPIVIGRDHLDSGSVASPNRETESMKDGSDAVGDWAILNALVNTAAGGSWISVHHGGGVGMGYSLHAGMVVVADGSERAERRLKRVLTTDPGMGVVRHVDAGYDIAIETAQRKGIDIPMMKKEDEA from the coding sequence ATGGCTAGAGAAGTTAAAGCGAAAAAAGGATTGGAAATCGAATGTAAAGGTTGGGAACAAGAGGCTGTCTTACGCATGCTCTATAATAATTTAGATCCAGAAGTTGCAGAACACCCTGACAAACTCGTTGTATACGGGGGCATCGGAAAAGCAGCAAGAAACTGGGAAAGTTTTGATGCAATAGTTAAAACGTTAAGACGATTAGAAAAAGATGAGACGATGCTCGTTCAATCAGGTAAACCCGTTGCAGTTTTTAAAACACATGAAGAAGCACCGCGCGTTTTAATTTCAAATTCTGTACTCGTACCGAAATGGGCCAATTGGGATCACTTCCATGAATTGGATCGCAAAGGCTTAATGATGTATGGCCAAATGACTGCGGGAAGTTGGATATATATCGGCTCACAAGGGATTGTTCAAGGGACATACGAAACATTTGCAGAATTAGCCAAGCAGCATTTTAATGGCTCATTAAAAGGAACAATTACATTAACAGCTGGATTAGGGGGCATGGGTGGTGCACAACCACTTGCTGTTACGATGAACGAAGGGGTTGTGATTGGCGTAGACGTTGACCCTTCACGTATTCATAAACGGATTGATACAAAATATTGTGATATCATTACTGATTCTTTAGATGAAGCGCTCGAAAAAGCTGAAAAAGCCAAACAAAATGGTGAAGCTTTAGCTATAGGGCTTGTTGGAAATGCAGCTGAAGTTCATCATGAAATATTAAAACGAAACTTTAAAATTGATATTATTACGGATCAAACGTCAGCCCATGACCCGTTGAATGGCTATATTCCAGAAGGCTATTCTTTAGAAGAAGCGGAACAGTTGAGAGAAAGTGATCCTGAAACTTATGTACAAAAATCACAACAGTCAATGAAAAAACATGTGGAAGCCATGTTGGCATTTCAAGAAAAAGGTGCGGTCGCTTTTGATTATGGCAATAATATTCGTCAAGTTGCCTATGACCAAGGGCTTGAAAATGCATTCGACTTTCCTGGCTTTGTCCCAGCTTATATTCGACCGCTCTTCTGTGAAGGAAAAGGGCCTTTCCGTTTTGCAGCCTTGTCTGGTGACCCTAAAGATATTGAGCGTGCAGACCAATTGATGCGCGAGCTTTTCCCTGAAGATGAAAAACTCATGCGCTGGTTAGATATGGCAACTGAGAAAATTGCTTTTCAAGGTTTACCATCAAGAATTGCATGGTTAGGTTACGGCGAACGTGCGAAAATGGGACTGGCATTAAATGATCTTGTGCGTAAAGGTGAAATTTCAGCACCAATTGTTATTGGACGTGACCATTTAGATTCGGGCTCAGTTGCCTCGCCAAATAGAGAAACAGAGTCAATGAAAGACGGTTCGGATGCTGTCGGTGACTGGGCAATTTTAAATGCACTTGTCAATACTGCAGCAGGTGGTTCATGGATTTCTGTGCATCATGGTGGCGGCGTTGGCATGGGTTATTCATTACATGCAGGTATGGTCGTTGTTGCAGATGGAAGTGAACGTGCAGAAAGAAGATTAAAACGTGTATTGACTACAGATCCGGGTATGGGTGTAGTAAGACATGTAGATGCAGGCTATGATATTGCAATTGAAACAGCACAAAGAAAAGGAATCGATATTCCAATGATGAAAAAGGAGGATGAAGCTTAA
- the hutI gene encoding imidazolonepropionase: MAYDLIIQNIKELILPKSVDQPLKGKELDELTVIQNGTVVVDDGKIVYSGPYTEDYEAKDVIDASNRVVSPALVDAHTHLIHGGSREHEMALKRQGKSYLEILESGGGILSTVEATRQATEDELFAKAEHALLTMVHHGVLAVESKSGYGLDKENELKQLRISNRLAEKYGLAMRHTFLGPHAVPKEATSNAAFLQEMIDLLPEVKGLADFADIFCETGVFTIEESQRYMEAAKAQGFKVKIHADEIDPLGGLGLAIDEGAISADHLVASSEEDKAKLSQSNTVAVLLPGTTFYLGKESYADARGMLDYNGAIAIATDYNPGSCVTNNLQMVMAIAALKLKLSPNEIWNAVTVNAAKAIDVDAGTINPGDQANIVIWHAPNHEYIPYHYGVNHVEKVIQKGRVIVDRHLGLL; the protein is encoded by the coding sequence ATGGCATATGATTTAATCATTCAAAATATAAAAGAATTGATTTTGCCTAAATCTGTCGATCAACCTTTAAAAGGAAAAGAATTGGATGAATTAACGGTCATTCAAAATGGAACTGTTGTCGTTGATGATGGGAAAATTGTTTATTCAGGGCCGTACACAGAAGATTATGAAGCTAAAGATGTGATTGATGCCTCAAATCGTGTCGTTTCACCTGCCTTAGTGGATGCACATACCCATCTTATTCATGGTGGGTCACGTGAACATGAAATGGCACTCAAAAGACAAGGTAAGTCATATTTAGAAATTTTAGAATCAGGAGGCGGTATTTTATCTACCGTTGAAGCGACACGTCAAGCAACGGAAGATGAGCTTTTTGCCAAAGCAGAACACGCATTATTAACGATGGTGCATCATGGTGTGTTAGCGGTTGAAAGTAAAAGTGGTTACGGTCTTGATAAAGAAAATGAATTAAAACAGTTAAGAATATCTAATCGATTGGCAGAAAAATATGGTTTAGCGATGCGACATACTTTTTTAGGACCACATGCTGTACCTAAAGAAGCGACGTCTAACGCAGCCTTTTTACAAGAAATGATTGATTTATTACCCGAAGTGAAAGGATTGGCAGATTTTGCAGATATATTCTGTGAAACAGGCGTTTTCACGATTGAAGAATCTCAACGTTATATGGAAGCGGCTAAGGCACAAGGTTTTAAAGTTAAAATTCACGCAGATGAAATCGACCCATTAGGGGGGTTAGGCCTTGCCATAGATGAAGGCGCAATTTCTGCAGATCATCTTGTTGCTTCAAGTGAAGAAGATAAAGCGAAGTTAAGTCAATCGAATACAGTCGCGGTACTCTTACCAGGAACAACATTTTATTTAGGTAAAGAAAGCTACGCTGATGCAAGAGGCATGTTAGACTATAATGGCGCGATTGCCATTGCTACGGATTACAACCCAGGAAGTTGTGTAACAAATAACTTGCAAATGGTCATGGCGATTGCAGCTTTAAAACTAAAATTATCACCAAATGAAATATGGAATGCAGTTACTGTGAATGCAGCTAAGGCAATCGATGTCGATGCAGGTACCATTAATCCTGGTGATCAAGCGAATATTGTGATTTGGCATGCACCTAATCATGAATATATTCCTTATCACTATGGAGTAAATCATGTAGAAAAAGTCATTCAAAAAGGACGTGTCATTGTAGACCGTCATTTGGGATTATTATAA
- a CDS encoding SulP family inorganic anion transporter, protein MRGDVVAYLNSWRGNVVQNISAGMLVALAMVPGAIAFSFIAGVSPTIGLLSSALMMMLISFLGARRLMVSAPSSGVSIVAVLINDRYGVAMLIAAMIVMGLFQILFAFCHVEKMIHKIPVPVVIGFMNALGYLLLTSQLKYVVGQSALTYIIALGSLCMLFWLPHVTERVPAALVTILFFSLIAGCFNLDLKYVKDLAQLHFEMPTIGFPDVPLQWMTLFEVALFGLMLAVVATIQTSLTVQMMDNLTDSQSSINKESFGQGLTNAIVGLLGGIGGSALVGQSKYNYQLGATSRLSTFMTGVMLLLFLMFLGPIVGRIPLVVLAIVLMRIAMGTFEKQTLDYIRERRWIEFGIICITFLLIIGTHQLALGVLIGTLIFYLVKRFKNDRKGRGNDAS, encoded by the coding sequence ATGAGGGGAGATGTAGTGGCCTATTTAAATAGCTGGCGAGGCAACGTCGTCCAAAATATCAGCGCAGGGATGCTTGTTGCACTAGCGATGGTACCAGGGGCCATTGCTTTTTCTTTTATCGCCGGTGTCAGTCCAACTATCGGGTTGTTGAGTTCTGCGTTGATGATGATGCTCATCAGTTTTCTTGGCGCGCGCCGCTTAATGGTATCAGCCCCGAGTAGTGGTGTGTCAATTGTTGCTGTATTGATTAATGATCGTTACGGTGTAGCAATGCTTATTGCAGCGATGATTGTCATGGGGCTCTTTCAAATACTGTTTGCATTTTGTCATGTAGAAAAAATGATTCATAAAATTCCAGTGCCAGTGGTCATTGGCTTTATGAATGCACTTGGCTATCTTTTGCTCACTTCTCAGCTTAAGTATGTTGTAGGTCAGTCGGCTTTGACATATATTATCGCTTTAGGAAGTTTATGCATGCTATTTTGGCTACCACACGTTACTGAACGTGTTCCTGCTGCTTTAGTTACAATTCTATTTTTCTCACTTATTGCGGGATGTTTCAACTTAGATTTGAAGTATGTGAAAGATTTGGCTCAGCTCCATTTTGAAATGCCTACAATTGGGTTTCCAGATGTGCCGTTACAGTGGATGACCTTATTTGAAGTTGCACTATTTGGATTAATGCTTGCTGTCGTTGCGACGATTCAAACCAGTTTGACTGTACAAATGATGGATAACTTGACCGATAGTCAAAGTAGTATCAACAAAGAATCATTTGGCCAAGGGCTAACGAATGCGATTGTCGGTTTACTCGGTGGTATCGGAGGCAGCGCGCTCGTCGGACAGTCCAAATATAACTATCAACTTGGCGCAACGTCCCGATTATCGACTTTTATGACAGGCGTGATGCTATTGCTATTTCTCATGTTTTTAGGACCGATTGTTGGTCGAATTCCACTTGTTGTTTTAGCAATCGTACTGATGCGTATTGCGATGGGGACGTTTGAAAAACAAACATTGGATTATATAAGAGAAAGACGCTGGATCGAATTCGGCATCATTTGTATTACCTTCTTATTGATTATCGGGACACATCAATTAGCTTTAGGGGTACTGATAGGAACGCTTATATTTTATCTTGTAAAACGATTTAAAAATGATAGGAAAGGACGTGGCAACGATGCCAGTTGA
- a CDS encoding amidohydrolase — protein sequence MPVELNQLIEWRRAFHQNPELSNQEYETTQRIREILTHYDIKILNTPLSTGLVAEIGHGEDFIVIRSDIDALPIEEQTALKFRSENKDVMHACGHDIHMAAILGTAIQLKEQEAQLKSRVRVIFQAAEEISEGAFEVVKTGVLDGAKAILGFHNDPTLKVGEWRAKSGFMTSNVDRFIIRIHGIGAHAAMPHNAKDPHVILSQLISSLQTIVSRNIAPHDEAVVTIGQVHSGHTWNVIPQDAMIEGTVRSFKKDIRDQVEARMTQICEGLALQFDAQVELDYQRLAGAVFNDDTLQQIALKSAQHVGYQADVLPRALTIGEDFSGYQDIAPVHFAMIGSESQFPLHHAQYNPNEVILEKVPAYFVALIQEIWEASS from the coding sequence ATGCCAGTTGAACTGAATCAACTCATTGAATGGCGAAGAGCCTTTCACCAAAATCCAGAATTATCTAATCAAGAATATGAGACAACACAGCGGATTCGTGAAATTTTAACACATTATGATATAAAAATATTAAATACGCCGCTTTCAACAGGATTAGTTGCTGAAATCGGTCATGGGGAAGACTTTATCGTCATCCGTTCTGATATTGATGCCTTACCTATTGAAGAACAAACCGCATTAAAATTTCGTTCTGAAAATAAAGATGTAATGCATGCTTGTGGTCACGATATTCATATGGCTGCCATATTAGGCACAGCTATTCAATTGAAAGAACAGGAAGCGCAGTTGAAAAGCCGTGTTCGCGTTATTTTTCAAGCCGCAGAAGAAATTAGTGAAGGGGCTTTTGAAGTGGTCAAAACGGGTGTGCTAGATGGTGCGAAGGCAATTTTAGGATTTCACAATGATCCAACATTAAAAGTAGGTGAATGGCGTGCTAAATCTGGATTTATGACTTCGAATGTGGATCGTTTTATCATTCGAATCCATGGTATAGGTGCACATGCTGCGATGCCACACAATGCGAAAGATCCTCACGTGATATTGAGTCAGCTCATTTCGAGTTTGCAAACGATTGTCAGTCGAAACATTGCCCCACATGATGAAGCGGTTGTGACAATCGGGCAAGTGCATAGTGGCCATACTTGGAATGTCATTCCACAAGATGCTATGATAGAGGGCACAGTTCGAAGTTTTAAAAAGGATATTAGGGATCAGGTTGAAGCGCGTATGACTCAAATTTGTGAAGGACTCGCACTCCAATTTGATGCTCAAGTTGAGTTAGACTACCAACGTTTAGCAGGTGCGGTGTTTAATGATGATACTTTACAACAAATAGCATTAAAAAGCGCGCAACATGTAGGGTATCAAGCTGATGTTTTACCTCGTGCCTTAACGATAGGAGAAGATTTTTCAGGTTATCAAGATATCGCGCCAGTTCACTTTGCGATGATAGGTTCTGAAAGTCAGTTTCCGCTTCACCATGCACAATACAATCCTAATGAAGTCATTTTAGAAAAAGTACCAGCTTATTTTGTGGCTTTAATTCAAGAGATTTGGGAGGCTTCAAGTTGA
- a CDS encoding Na+/H+ antiporter NhaC family protein: MSKPYRDQNNPWALTPLVVFISIFLGAGIITKDFTFMPLNVAAIIGVVVALMMNRQEKLTTKVEVFAQKAGHPNIILMMFIFILAGAFSKTAQAMGGVTSIVNLGLSLIPQNYLIVGLFIICMFISISMGTSVGTVAAIAPVGFGISQATEIPAALAMATVVGGAMFGDNLSMISDTTIAAVRTQKTQMSDKFKVNFRIVVPGALITIVLLWWLTMGYQIDHTKTYDYEWFKVIPYLLVLILAIIGVNVILVLLGGVALAGVIGLIDHAFSFAGLLKVISEGIIGMQDIAMIALLIGGMIGLVEHHGGITWLLNFVKSRVKSRRGAEFGIAGLVSIADISTANNTISIIMAGPLAKEIADEYQIDARKSASILDIFGSAFQGFVPYSPQLIAAAGVASISPVMLLPYSIYPIMLALCGVVAIIFNLPRLERKK, encoded by the coding sequence ATGTCTAAACCATATCGAGATCAAAATAATCCATGGGCATTAACACCGCTCGTTGTATTTATAAGTATTTTTTTAGGCGCCGGTATCATTACGAAAGATTTCACCTTTATGCCGTTAAATGTTGCCGCAATTATTGGTGTCGTTGTTGCACTTATGATGAATCGTCAAGAGAAATTGACGACTAAAGTTGAAGTGTTTGCTCAAAAAGCAGGTCATCCCAATATTATTTTAATGATGTTTATCTTTATCCTTGCAGGTGCGTTTTCAAAGACAGCCCAAGCTATGGGGGGTGTAACCTCAATAGTGAATCTAGGTCTATCATTAATCCCGCAAAATTACTTGATAGTCGGTCTATTTATCATTTGTATGTTTATCTCTATTTCAATGGGGACATCCGTTGGAACAGTGGCTGCGATTGCGCCCGTCGGTTTTGGGATTAGCCAAGCTACCGAAATCCCAGCAGCGTTAGCAATGGCAACAGTTGTTGGTGGCGCAATGTTCGGAGACAACTTGTCTATGATTTCTGATACGACAATAGCTGCGGTTCGCACGCAAAAAACGCAAATGAGTGATAAGTTTAAAGTGAACTTTAGAATTGTAGTGCCAGGTGCACTGATTACCATTGTATTACTCTGGTGGCTCACAATGGGCTATCAAATTGATCATACAAAAACTTATGATTACGAATGGTTTAAAGTCATCCCTTATTTACTTGTATTGATTCTTGCGATTATCGGTGTGAACGTCATATTAGTATTATTAGGTGGCGTTGCGCTTGCAGGTGTCATAGGACTTATTGATCATGCATTTAGTTTTGCAGGTTTATTAAAAGTGATATCGGAAGGCATTATAGGTATGCAAGATATCGCCATGATTGCTTTATTGATTGGTGGTATGATTGGCCTTGTTGAGCACCACGGAGGTATTACTTGGCTGTTAAACTTTGTTAAAAGTCGTGTTAAATCTAGACGTGGCGCTGAATTTGGTATTGCGGGATTAGTGAGTATTGCAGATATCTCAACTGCAAACAATACGATTTCCATTATTATGGCAGGTCCCTTAGCAAAAGAGATAGCAGATGAGTATCAAATCGATGCGCGTAAATCGGCAAGTATTTTGGATATTTTTGGCAGTGCGTTTCAAGGATTTGTACCGTACAGTCCTCAGTTGATTGCGGCAGCGGGTGTCGCGAGTATATCGCCTGTTATGCTGTTACCTTATTCTATTTATCCGATTATGCTTGCTTTATGTGGTGTGGTGGCTATCATTTTTAACCTTCCAAGACTAGAACGCAAAAAATAG
- a CDS encoding SRPBCC family protein produces MEVKHMQNEWVEIKLVRLMKTTPTSAYRAWLEPEQLKEWFMTSRRTNQEIENHPVEGGTYRIVDQRQGKRLEIEGVYQTLVEDTHIIQTIQMPEFSDEADEIEVYFEERSPGITQMTFYYKGLVPKERRLTNLEYKQKKKAYHDHTAHGFELMFDTLQQELEAQQDVN; encoded by the coding sequence ATGGAAGTGAAGCATATGCAAAATGAATGGGTTGAAATAAAACTTGTACGTCTCATGAAGACGACACCAACAAGCGCGTATCGTGCTTGGTTAGAGCCAGAGCAATTGAAAGAATGGTTTATGACTTCACGTCGTACGAATCAAGAAATAGAAAACCATCCAGTCGAGGGTGGCACTTATAGAATCGTTGATCAACGTCAAGGCAAGCGCTTAGAAATTGAAGGCGTTTATCAAACATTAGTTGAAGATACCCATATCATTCAAACGATTCAAATGCCTGAGTTTAGCGATGAAGCGGATGAAATTGAAGTTTACTTTGAAGAAAGAAGTCCAGGCATTACACAGATGACGTTTTATTATAAAGGCTTAGTACCTAAAGAAAGACGATTGACAAACTTAGAATACAAGCAAAAGAAAAAAGCTTATCACGATCATACGGCACATGGCTTTGAATTGATGTTTGATACGTTACAACAAGAACTAGAAGCGCAGCAAGATGTAAATTAA
- a CDS encoding transposase family protein: protein MCNDILKLLKIKDNNIKITKVEEDVVIRGKKSNVIFGTLSYKPMTCPHCYHTNPNRIHKHGKRLSRITFLRFQEIAVYLNLLKQRFKCMDGKCYASTESMRISLLIRLEPLNSIMVRLKELIKKLN, encoded by the coding sequence ATGTGTAATGATATATTAAAGTTACTAAAAATTAAAGATAATAATATTAAAATCACTAAAGTTGAAGAAGATGTAGTTATTAGAGGTAAGAAATCTAACGTCATCTTTGGTACCCTTTCATACAAGCCTATGACTTGTCCTCACTGTTATCATACGAATCCAAACCGAATACACAAACACGGAAAACGTTTATCGCGAATTACTTTTTTAAGATTCCAAGAGATAGCAGTGTATTTAAATCTGTTAAAACAACGTTTTAAATGTATGGATGGAAAGTGTTACGCTTCTACAGAAAGTATGAGGATATCATTGCTTATACGATTGGAACCCCTCAATTCAATAATGGTGCGATTGAAGGAATTAATCAAAAAGTTAAACTGA
- a CDS encoding bile acid:sodium symporter family protein — protein sequence MLQRIGQFASRTFLFWMLLASLLAFFVPSIFIGFGGIIPYLLGVVMLGMGLTVSLDDFKLILKEPIPVIIGVFLQYTIMPFAAYAVVKWFHLPADIAIGVLLVGCCPGGTSSNVVSYLAKGNVSLSVTITSISTILAAILTPVLMFLLAREWMNVSLLAMFLSVVKVVLFPLLLGILIQKYMKRVAHVGTDILPLISVVAISIILGAVVASSKALIVETGILIFVVVILHNVLGYTIGYALAHLFKLNYKDKKTVAIEVGMQNSGLAASLATVHFNPLAAVPGAVFSFIHLVTGPLLARYWAARAKEDLEL from the coding sequence ATGTTACAACGTATTGGCCAATTTGCATCTCGAACATTTTTATTTTGGATGTTACTGGCAAGTCTACTCGCATTTTTTGTTCCCAGCATTTTTATAGGTTTTGGAGGCATCATTCCTTATTTATTAGGTGTTGTTATGTTAGGGATGGGATTGACCGTTAGTTTGGATGATTTTAAGCTCATTTTAAAAGAACCCATACCCGTGATTATCGGCGTATTTTTGCAATATACGATTATGCCATTTGCTGCATACGCCGTTGTAAAATGGTTTCATCTACCCGCTGATATCGCCATCGGTGTCTTACTCGTCGGCTGTTGTCCAGGCGGAACATCGAGCAATGTTGTCAGTTATCTCGCTAAAGGGAATGTGTCGTTATCCGTTACGATTACTTCAATCTCAACAATTTTAGCGGCTATTTTGACACCTGTTCTGATGTTTCTACTTGCTCGGGAATGGATGAATGTTTCATTACTTGCAATGTTTCTTTCAGTTGTAAAAGTTGTCTTATTTCCATTGCTTTTAGGTATTCTTATTCAAAAATATATGAAGCGTGTTGCACATGTAGGGACGGACATTTTACCTCTCATTTCTGTTGTTGCGATTTCTATTATTTTAGGTGCGGTGGTCGCTTCTAGTAAAGCTTTGATTGTGGAAACAGGGATACTCATCTTTGTTGTCGTCATCTTACATAATGTGCTCGGTTATACAATTGGTTATGCTTTAGCACATCTTTTTAAACTTAATTATAAAGATAAAAAGACAGTAGCAATCGAAGTCGGAATGCAAAATTCTGGATTAGCTGCCTCACTGGCAACGGTTCATTTTAATCCATTAGCTGCAGTACCAGGAGCGGTATTTAGTTTTATTCATTTAGTGACAGGCCCATTACTTGCACGTTATTGGGCGGCTAGAGCAAAGGAAGATTTGGAGTTATAA
- a CDS encoding formate/nitrite transporter family protein: MKETNIKWDTIFYGRKWVSNIIDTIQKKDILQSFYLRRYLLRAMMAGFIISIIAVFVLMVKTTFTPDVAPGVVNMAGAITFSFALVLILFTNSELLTSNFMYFTVGLYYHLIRPSRVLKIFFLCFLGNILGAIVLFGLISLTDVMTVEMLEMLNHTVQVKSIQYSFQNILVRAIFANFFINISLVIAMQIEDVMAKMFVMMFGVTIFAFMGYEHVVYNACLFVASFIYQTEAFHIFHVLKNLVAAFIGNYIGGGLIIGLFYAYLNDHGQFKVIKNQQVNDNIE; the protein is encoded by the coding sequence ATGAAAGAAACAAACATAAAATGGGATACAATCTTCTACGGTCGCAAGTGGGTATCAAACATCATTGACACGATTCAAAAGAAAGATATTTTACAAAGCTTTTATCTGAGGCGCTATTTATTAAGAGCCATGATGGCAGGATTTATTATTAGCATTATTGCAGTATTCGTTTTAATGGTAAAAACAACTTTTACACCTGATGTCGCACCTGGTGTGGTCAATATGGCAGGTGCCATTACCTTTAGCTTCGCCCTTGTTTTAATTCTATTTACAAATTCAGAATTATTAACGAGTAATTTTATGTATTTTACAGTTGGACTCTATTACCATCTTATTCGACCTTCGCGTGTGTTAAAAATCTTTTTCCTTTGTTTCCTAGGAAATATTTTAGGAGCGATTGTGTTATTTGGCTTAATTTCACTGACAGATGTCATGACAGTAGAAATGCTTGAAATGCTTAATCATACGGTTCAAGTAAAATCCATTCAATACAGTTTTCAAAACATACTGGTTCGTGCTATTTTCGCCAACTTTTTTATTAATATCTCACTTGTCATTGCAATGCAAATTGAAGACGTTATGGCTAAAATGTTTGTCATGATGTTTGGTGTAACGATTTTCGCTTTTATGGGTTACGAACACGTTGTTTATAATGCATGTCTATTCGTTGCTAGCTTTATTTATCAAACAGAGGCATTTCATATTTTCCATGTATTAAAAAACTTAGTTGCTGCCTTTATCGGTAATTATATCGGCGGTGGTTTAATTATTGGACTCTTCTATGCCTATTTAAATGATCATGGTCAATTTAAAGTGATTAAAAATCAACAAGTGAATGACAATATCGAATAA
- a CDS encoding amino acid permease, whose protein sequence is MEENQLHRGLSSRQIQMIALGGTIGVGLFMGASSTIAWTGPSVIFAYLLAGLFLFLIMRAMGEMVYLDPSTGSFANYATDYIHPVAGYVTAWANIFQWIVVGMSEVIAVGEYMKFWWPELPSWIPGIIVIVILTVANAVSVKAFGEFEFWFAMIKIVTIILMIIAGFGLIFFGLGNGGHPIGLSNLTAHGGFMPNGWLGFFFALSIVIGSYQGVELIGITAGETKDPQKNIKKAVNGVIWRILIFYIGAIFVIVTVYPWDELHDIGSPFVATFAKVGITIAAGLINFVVITAAMSGCNSGIFSSSRMIFTLAQHRQLPAIFTKVMRNGVPFYTVLAVSTGILIGVILNVVLPMIIKGSEGIFVYVYSASILPGMIPWFMILLSHIQFRKKYPEKIENHPFKMPFAPVSNYLTIAFLLMVLVGMVINDETRVSVIIGFLFLGFMAVFFFLRGYHKRDKEELKL, encoded by the coding sequence ATGGAAGAAAACCAGTTACACAGAGGTCTGAGTTCACGACAGATTCAAATGATTGCGCTAGGTGGTACAATTGGCGTCGGATTATTTATGGGCGCTTCGAGCACAATTGCTTGGACGGGGCCATCTGTTATTTTTGCATATTTACTTGCGGGATTATTTTTGTTTTTAATTATGCGTGCAATGGGTGAGATGGTCTATTTAGATCCATCTACCGGATCATTTGCGAATTATGCAACAGATTACATCCATCCAGTTGCAGGTTATGTCACTGCATGGGCGAATATCTTTCAATGGATAGTAGTAGGTATGTCTGAAGTAATTGCAGTCGGTGAATATATGAAGTTTTGGTGGCCAGAATTGCCATCATGGATTCCAGGTATTATTGTAATTGTTATTTTAACTGTAGCGAATGCCGTATCTGTAAAAGCATTTGGTGAGTTTGAATTTTGGTTTGCGATGATTAAAATCGTCACAATTATATTAATGATTATTGCCGGATTTGGATTGATTTTCTTCGGATTAGGGAACGGAGGACATCCAATCGGTTTAAGTAATTTAACTGCACACGGTGGCTTTATGCCAAATGGTTGGTTAGGTTTCTTCTTTGCTTTATCAATTGTTATCGGTTCTTATCAAGGGGTTGAATTAATCGGTATTACAGCAGGAGAAACGAAAGATCCACAAAAGAATATTAAAAAGGCTGTCAACGGCGTCATTTGGCGTATTTTAATTTTCTATATCGGTGCTATTTTTGTGATTGTCACTGTGTATCCTTGGGACGAGTTACATGATATTGGTAGTCCATTTGTCGCAACATTTGCAAAAGTTGGGATTACCATTGCAGCAGGGTTAATCAACTTTGTCGTTATTACAGCTGCGATGTCAGGATGTAATTCAGGTATTTTTAGCTCAAGCCGAATGATTTTTACACTTGCACAACATCGACAACTACCAGCGATTTTTACAAAAGTTATGAGAAATGGTGTGCCTTTCTATACGGTATTAGCCGTGTCTACAGGGATACTCATTGGTGTCATTTTAAATGTTGTATTACCTATGATTATTAAAGGATCAGAGGGTATTTTTGTATATGTTTACAGTGCTTCAATTTTACCAGGTATGATTCCATGGTTTATGATTTTATTGAGTCATATACAATTTAGAAAGAAATATCCGGAAAAAATCGAAAATCATCCTTTTAAAATGCCATTTGCGCCTGTAAGTAACTATTTAACAATCGCATTCTTATTAATGGTATTAGTAGGTATGGTAATTAATGATGAAACACGTGTATCTGTGATTATCGGTTTCTTATTCTTAGGATTTATGGCTGTATTTTTCTTTTTACGCGGTTATCATAAACGTGATAAAGAAGAATTGAAATTGTAA